One Eurosta solidaginis isolate ZX-2024a chromosome 1, ASM4086904v1, whole genome shotgun sequence genomic window, TTCGAGTTCGGTTCGTGATTTAAagccttttttatttaaaacgtaaaaattttaagttaacatatataaaaaaaaaaaaacacaaaataccttaattaaataaaaaaaaaaaaaaaattctcggcccactccgggattagtggggatgattgcagaattgattgaagttttttatgagaaaaaaaagggcgaaattcgaaaaatctcaaaaaactgaaaaattacaaaaaaaaaactttaaaaatttttttgaattttttccgaaaagcacatttaaaaacaaatttaaaaaaaaaaaagatcccaaaaggtcaatttttgaaaaagttatagcattttgaaaacaaaaacggtgtttttttaaaaattcataactttttttgagttggatgaaaaaatttgaaaaacttctgaaaaacgtctttcgtaagctagaaaaagaagaaaaactttcagccaattctaaaggggtcgggttcaaaattggtcgaaatgggatggaataccccatatatagtctTAATAGCCACAATCAAGGTTTCCTGTTTTGATGTTTTATAAAAACTATTTTAGTATCTTCTTTTTACTTGAGAAAATCTTCAGCTGCAGTGGTTATTTTGGCGaattctgtaaaatgaacgagTTTCAAATATTTGTATTTACTTACCGTAGGCGCCACCAACGAACTCGTGTTCCGTGATACCAATGATAAGTGGTACTTTTGTGAAATTTCCTTCCTTTATAGTTTTATACGGATGCTCCACTAGGAACCTCTCCTGTCTGTAGTCATTTTCTATTACTGGCATCCAATTTAGAACCGGATTATAATTGAAATCAAACATTTGTTTTTGGGTATTCACAAAGTCCATCATTGGTTTCTGTATTCAAAAAAACACAATCGTAAATATTATCTTATTAATAatatgaatgtgtgtgtgtgtgcacgtGTCTTACAGGCAcgaaccctgcaaaaaatggtgCGACTAGTCCCTAAAGAAAGTGGGGATGCGATTTATCTCTTTTGTCTACTGTGAGGTATAATTGGGTacgttgggattagtcagttttaCATTTATGTtgccaattttaagaaaaattaaataaaaaagctcTATACAGAGCATAAAATACCAGAATCCTATATTCATGGAACTGTAACCCCTTGAGTTATAAAGTTACTAACATATTTtgctttatataaaagattaacCTATTCAAAATGCTTTCTGGTCCATTTTCTGGAAAGAAAGAGTCCCAGTATTAAGCTAGTCGAAGAGGAACCCCTGTACTATATTTCAAGCAAATAGCTCCATAAATATGTTTATTTCAAATAGGTACTTcccgaaaagaaaattttctcaaatattaAGCTTAATAAAGAGAGACCCCTGTACCAAATCTCCATCAAATCGCGTCATAAATTGGATTTTTTGAAATAGATCGGTTTCTCGTCCTCTTTCCTAAACGAAAGGTTTCTTAAATAATAAGCTGGTCAAGGAGGTATCCCTGCGCAAAATTTCAAGGGAAATGTTCCATTGATACGATTGTTTAAAATAGGCCGGCCCCTGGCCAAAGAGGTACCCCTGTACCAAACCTCAATAAAATCGCGCCATAAACAAATTTTAGTACATGGCGGCCCTGGTTGACTTCCcagaaagaaagaaaataaagaaaacttACCAAAATGTGAACGTgtgaacatacacacacacaaaatttcatttGTCATTTAGGAGGAGTTCAGTTACAACCAAAAGTACTAAATATGGGAAAAGCTAAACGGCGTTGAAAAGAAATAATTGCGCTTTTAAGAGgtgcatttggtttttttttttccttcgaAAAGTATTAGATCATTTCTAGGTCTggactttttaatttaatttgcggTATGATTATAAAGATATGAAGTGCTTTCTATCCAGCAAGATTGCCGCATATTCAAACCGTGTTTGGCTAAAACGGGTCTCTAACCAAAAGTATTAGAGGGTAGAGGCAAAATTAACCAATTCCTGAAAAGAGCCGCCAACATAATGTAgcaaaagaattttaaaagggccaataaaataagctatatctttgcaaaaagagctttatatcaatggtatttcatttcccaagtggatgtatagcaataaataggaaaaacttcaaatttcaaagaatgggcctggcaccgctccctttatgactaagcaattttctatgttttgggagccataactcgaagaaaaattagttcagaatagaaccatatgtttatgtattattgcgcagccttgtaacactattaagcacacaaaaccatcaacaacagcatttcaagtgtacagctgggtatgtaatgttcggtttcacccgaacttagacttccttacttgttgcattaacgaaatttttttctggagaacgttttgccCTTTTGGGcatcggtaaaaatcaaaataaatgcaccctgcctacatcatgttacaatcaaatatacgacataaaataatgaagtaaaatCGCTCCCGGAAGTACaatcctagatccgccactggctgccttgtatgtacatgtgtaaatgatgattgatttgtttacggacatacaagtggctgcttagtatcggattagggatgctagtatcacttagtgatgtgaatattcgtcacaatatttaataCTAAGACCATGCGAGCCAAACCAGCTCCCGCATCAGTTTACTATTAGCATAAACTTTGCTAAGGAATGCTAAAACCTACTAACTGGGTTTAAGTCCAAATCATTCACAAAAGAGCGCGTGTACACTGCAAAGTTAGCTTAATTCGTGCGTTATGTTCAAACTGAACGGGGCCCTCGGGCCAAAAGAAAAGTAGAGTAGCAGCCCTAGACCTAgtatttgcaaattttttgaGGTTTAATTGGTATAAATCACACCTTTCTCCTACATCTCAAAAGAAAAGCGTTGGGAGAAAGTTGTGAAAGGCTTGCACTTCCTACACGTTTTTGACTTACATCACATATCGCTAAGGCGACAATGCAAGTCTCACATCTATCTACGTCGCAAACCCGCTTCCATATTTTCTCCCCcctaaaacaaaattcactttaaTATTGATTGCACCTTTTGATGAAATTGCTTATCTTTAACATTGTACATAGTTGTTTTTGAAATGTATGCCTGTACTTACCCGCTTCAAGCAAGTCACCAACTCCACCGACGTTAATTTTGTACAGTTCAATAATTTTGCTTGCCTATCTCTTAGTTTTTTTTGCTGATATTCATAATCGAACTGTCCCAATGGTGAGGCGCTCATCATAATCGCACGATGGAATAGCCCACTAGACATGGGTGACAGCATATGTAAACCAATACTGAAACTTCCTGCACTATAACCCAGCAATGTAACTGAATTAGGGTCGCCGCCAAAATTGTTTATGTAACGTTGAACCCAGCGTAATGCTTCCACTTGATCTTTTAGCCCAGCATTGCCGGGTGCTGCAGCATTGCCGGCTGCTAAAAAGCCCAATGTACCAAGGCGATAATTTAAAGTCACCAAGACAATGTCACGGTCCATTAAGTGTTCTGGACCAGCAACATTTTTACTTTGAGCCGAGCCGGCATAAAATCCGCCAGGATGTAAATACACCACCACGGGCTTTTGCACTCTTGTATCACGTGTATACACATTCAAACGTAGGCAATCTTCCGATAAGTCAGTAATGTTTTCAGTCAATTGTGGACACATAGGACCATCCTGTGTTGCATCCAAATTTTGCGGTTTCCACGCAGGATGTGGTTTAGGGTTACGAAAACGTAAATTTGCAACTGGCGCTAAAGCATAACGGATGCCACGGAATGCAAAGAAGTCGACACCCAAACGCGATTTCAATGTTGTTCCAATAATTGTACCCAATGTTGTTGTAACTCGAACCGCACAAGTTTGATTGATTGTCACTAAAACGACTAATATGCAAATTACTCTAAGAAGCTgcatttttaatttcgaactgtTCTAAAGTGTTTATCAATCTCAACTGATTAAAAGTAGGGCGCAATGTGCAGTATTTATGGACGCAAGTTTGTTGGCTATAAGTGGGGTGTACCGAGGTGGTAAGAGAAAACAGGTATATTAAAACGTAATAAGTACAGTGGGTTAAAATAATTACTTAGTTAGCGAAAATTTAATAATTGAAGTGTAAagatgtaagcgtaagcgtagtaCTTAGAAGTGATATGCTATATGGGGGAATATAGAACGTAAGTGTAGGCGTGCATGAAGTCAcctacactgtagcgtaatgtgggaacaataTACGTAATGGAGTTGACATGAGCGAAATCAGATAGCAAATCAGGACAAGAATAGCTAAGGAAGAAAAAGAGCAGGAGAGgggagggaaaggaaaggaaagatgaAGAGTCAAAACCGAAACAGGGCGTATTATCCGTTGTTTtatgttattggtttgttatcaatgAGCTATAGGTTTGCTATTGGTGTGTTATCGAGGGTACATTCCTCGTGTTCCAGTCaaacgtgaaccagatacggatagagatttaacatgcaaatgcaacaacaatatgaaccatatggatcacattgttgttcaTATTTCATTGAAACTCGAGGATAATATAATTTGCTATTGATAACAAAGGCTAGATATGAGTCACTGATTTCGATTTGTTATCTGAAAATCATCGCAAAATTTTAGATTATCGATTCTATGGATTTGTTGTCAAAATGCGTCGAAAATGATTCATCGtgaaaaagtaatcgatttttttatcgaaaaattatcgataagtCAACGATTTTTCTTCGAAAAGTTAtagttttgttttcaaaaagatgtcgatttaatatcgaaaagttatggattttttACGCAGTGTTACCAAGCTGTTGTCGATTGGTTATCGACGACTAAACGGTTCGTTATGAAACAGATAGCGACGAATCTTCACTAAGAGATCGATGTCACATTTGTGAACCGAATATAACAGACCGATAACAAACTGAcacttacatacttacttaattggcgcttaatcgtttaaacggttatggccgtccaacaaggcgttccagtcgcttcttcgctcttcAAACTAgcgccaattgttcacaccaattATTCACACCAATGGAATTTAAATCGCGCATACCCGACGGTTGGAATATATGTAAGTGTTCATTGCCCCGTCCACAAGAAAGGCGATCCTGCAAAATGCGTCAACTTTCGTTgagtcagccttcttaatatcacatataaggtcctgtcaagtgtattgtgcgaaagatggaagcccaccgtgaatcggatgattggaccttatcagcgcggcttcagacctggtaaatctatcatggaccagattttcacaaagcgccaaatcttggaaaaaccccagCGAAGAAAAagttgacacacatcacctcttcctcgattttaaagccgccttcgacagcacgaaaaggagctgcctatatgccgcaatTTCTGAATTGGGTTTCCACGCAAAACTATACCGCTGTGCGAAATGACGTTGAGcaccaccatcagctcagtcagaattgggaaggaccgaGCCATTCGAACTGAGTGATCTTCAATCATatgttggagaaaattatactagctgcagaacttaactgctctggaacaatattctataaaagcgtgcgtACGCAGATGACATTGATAGCATCGGCCTGAACACCGTCGCAGTTAGTTCTGTTTACTccgaactggaaaaagaagcggaaaagatgggtttgatggtgaatgaagataaaacgaagtacctgctgtaatCGGGCAAAGAGCCAGGTAATTTGCGTTTTGGAAACCATGCCActaaaatagtaaaagacttcgtatatttgggaactagcattaacacaagcaacatcagctctgaaatccagcgaagaatcactcttgccaataaatgctactttgaactaggtagtcaattgaaaactaaagtcctctatcggcaaatgaaaatcatgctctacaaagtcatttatcgtactcgtcctgctatatggtgcagaagcatgaaccatgaaaATATCAGATAAAGCGGCTCTGGGTGTGTTCAGGAGAaatgttcttcgaaagatttaagaacctctacgcgttggcatggagagtaccaaagaagatttaatgatgagctgtacgagctttacgcggacatcaacatagtccatcgTATTGAAACGCAGTGGCTACGGtagttaggccatgttatgcgaatgaaagatgacgctccggctaagaaaatatttttatcggaacccgcctgtggaagcagaagagggcggcctccactctgctggaaggaccaggtaaaaaaaaatttaacaaactgataacttgaC contains:
- the LOC137238101 gene encoding juvenile hormone esterase-like, which translates into the protein MQLLRVICILVVLVTINQTCAVRVTTTLGTIIGTTLKSRLGVDFFAFRGIRYALAPVANLRFRNPKPHPAWKPQNLDATQDGPMCPQLTENITDLSEDCLRLNVYTRDTRVQKPVVVYLHPGGFYAGSAQSKNVAGPEHLMDRDIVLVTLNYRLGTLGFLAAGNAAAPGNAGLKDQVEALRWVQRYINNFGGDPNSVTLLGYSAGSFSIGLHMLSPMSSGLFHRAIMMSASPLGQFDYEYQQKKLRDRQAKLLNCTKLTSVELVTCLKRKPMMDFVNTQKQMFDFNYNPVLNWMPVIENDYRQERFLVEHPYKTIKEGNFTKVPLIIGITEHEFVGGAYDLLKNNTVRGWLNENFEKYAPIVLMYERDTPRSKQISTQLRASYLGNRDLQTTDSLGSFGKLYSDAVIGFEYHRFLSLISSVVPVYTYLFTYKGRFSHFKYQNQTFGAVHHDELLYLLRVPVMTPNFTQTDDEHVVIENLTRMWAQFAKTGNPNNSTDPVLKNLRWPLYSNDPRKPYLKIDKNMQVFEGGIFTDRFGIWDQLFPVPTIK